The sequence GTTGTTCAAAGAGCAGCCTCCACTTTTACAGGAATCTTTCAAGACAACTACAAATAAAGGTGAATGCGGCCATACAATGGACTATGCTAGTAAATGTACATATCCAGCTGCACTAACAGCTTTCTATTAGACTCTTTTCCATTCAGAAAACAAACCAACACAAACAATCCATAATCTTACAAAGACAGTAAGAAATCTTACTGCAGACTGATGAGAAGAAAATAGGttggtggtttaaaaaaatattaggggCCATATCTCCAGTTGGGGTAAATCactgtagctccactgatttttaATACTGCgctgatgatttacaccagctgaggttttgGCCTTGTATGTATATCTATTCCCTGCTGTGTAGCCGAACATACCAGTTACTTGTATATAATAATAAAACCAAGGTTTTGTCTCCTGTCCGTCACACGATGCTCTGTCTGCTCACATCCACGTTGTACGCTGATGAATTTGAACAACCTCGGCCGAAATCTATGAAAATTCCTTCAGAATCGGAGTCAATTGACTCCAAAATCTGGTCCACTATATTCTCGGGGCTGGAAGAAGGGACTGGAATCAAGGCAGGGTCCCTGGCCAGCTCAAAAGCCCTGTTTTGATCACCCATGGTGTGAAAGAGTCCTTGCTGCTGCTCAATTGCATTGAGTTTGCTGGAACATTGCACTGAACTGGCAGTGGGCCTTTCTTGTTCTCCTGAGAGTGAGTTCTTCGTGGCTGTCATAGAGCTTTTGGAACCATTGTCCACGATGGTTGTGAGATTGGAGTACCCTTGGAGCTCCATGCATGAGGTCATTTCAGAAACTGAGTGCCTTCGGATGCCAGTCCCATTGGCTGCAATACCCTCTGTTTCATACTCAGCTACGGGAGTCAGCAGTGGGTTATTGTAGCTTTTTGATCTCACCACGGGGTTCTTGGCGAGGATGTCACCTGATTTGGAACGTCTGAAGAACCGCTTCTCTGTAAACAGACACAAATCTCAATTAAAATCTCTGAAGTCTATGTTTTTTATAGCAccgccaaccccaagcattcaaaaataatgagtcaggGCCCTAAAAACATGAGATTGACATAAAAATCATAAGCTTTTTAAAAGAATCAATGTTgcgttctttttattttccttctggtttttgaacctttATGGATAGTATCTTCAAGCTTtatccacaaccatgagggctaaaaactaacttaaaaaaaataagattctCTAATAttcacatgtttcagagtaatagccgtgttagtctgtattcgcaaaaagaaaaggaggacttgtggcaccttagagactaacacatttatttgagcataagctttcgtgagctacagctcaaataaattggttagtctctaaggtgccacaagtactccttttctaatattCACATGATTCCAAGGACTAGGGGTTTAAGAAGAATGCCAGCTATTGTGCGACTTGTGATAAACTTGGAAGAGTTTGTGACAGTGCTTTTATTTAATGACAAACCAGAagtgaaattctgctcttagacGTGCATGGCTATGGATGTAACTGGAAGTTCCTCACATGTAGGGAGAAGAGAGGACGGGAGTCAAAGTTTACTGTGAGGATCTGAGACCCAGCTTTTTGTCCTGTGTCTGTTGCGGCTGAGCTCTCTTTTGGTTTAATTGAGCTTGTTCTTTCATCAAATCAGCTCCTCCAGGATGAGCAAAAAAGTGCATTGAGAAGATGGTGCTGCTAACTATAATTAAGCTATTTAATTATATAAAATCCATGCAGGGCATTTATGCACCAGCCACCtgtcctctgaaaatcaagtccctTTAAGGCACCCCAAATGAGTaaacactttggaaaatcttggtttaaaaacttAATTTGAGATTAAATGTACTGCCCTGGTGCTGTGTGACCCAAAATAATATCAGAACCTATCTCATGACTGGGCTAAGAAATCTGAACTCGGTTTCACAGTATTCTAGATTTTTACAGCTAATTGTtagaattcaggtttcagagtagcagccgtgttagtctgtattcgcaaaaaagaaaaggaggacttgtggcaccttagagactaacaaatttatttgagcataagctttcgtgagctacagctcacttcatcagatgcactagtactccttttctttttgttagaatTCAGTTAATCCACACCTCCATTTTCTTACAATGACCACTAGGTGGCAACAATTTTGCATTCTTGACACTACCTAAGAACCTTTCAGAATTGTGCCGTTTTCATGAAACATTCATACAAGATTGAAATGATTTTTAAGCATCCTTCCAGAGGTTCCACTGTTCTTTGAGCGAGAACAATCATACAGCTACTGCATTTGGTCCTCAAAGGATTGCCCTGCTGCTCCTGTCACTTCACCATCTCAATGTACGGGGGCTATGGCTGGGGAAAAGAGTGAAACTATGCTCTACtgattctccacctaccagaatGTCCCCATGGGGCTTTTGGCAGCTAGGCATAAATTAAGGCTTACGGTTGCTCTAATTTAGTATAGAGACCAGGTCCAGGTCTATTAGCTGAAAGGCAGTAGACACTTATGCTTTTAAATCCACTgaacctgggttcagttcctgcaGATGACTCATCCAGGAGTATCACTACAATGCAACAGCACTGGCAAATCcccagtgtagataaggccttagcACTTCAACGTTTGGGTTTCAAATAGAGTAGTGGaatatttattgattttaaaaactgtttcatgGGAATTTTATCAATTTTTTGTGGGAATAGTTCTATTGCTCCTGGATTTTGTAAAAGCTGGTGTTCAAAAGATGTCAGATTTGGGCCACTGTGATGGATCCGCTCAGCAAGAGACTACAGCTCCGCTCAGCCCTCTCCCCATTGCACATCcccttcctccaggtcagataaGGAAGTGGTCCACTTCTGACTGGAAGTGGCAGCTGCATGGCTAGTGAGGCGCTGCAGGGAAGCTGAAACAGCAGTGGCTGGGGAGGTAGCCTGTGCAAAGGGGCCCCAAGGAGAGATGCGATCCTTGCTCACTTTGAACTGTTTTAGGCTCTGTACATAGGATATCTGCAACCTTTCCCTCTTCCAGGCCTAGAAAAATACCCTTGACCTTAGCCATGTGTCTGAGTGGTTTTGGGGACCCACCAGGACTAGTGCCCACGAGACCTAACTGCTGAAGCACCTACACTGCTTGACTCCAAGTCAGGATCACGGGGCATGCTACTGGCACCCTAGGTGCTTGGTGTTATAAGCAGCCCCAATTATTACACTGTTTCATGTCCCTTTAATAGCAGTGATGAATACAAAATGGTTCTTTTGAATCATCATTTTTTGAAGATAACCAGCCTAGACTGACTCACGTAAAATCGATCTGTTTCTTTAAATGCCTGTTGCAACACAATCCATTTCCAGTTCAGCTTCATGTGCAAATCATGAACTACCCTATTGACAATTTCATACTAGAAAATGGATTAAATCAATTGCCCAGAAAATGCACAATTTAAAGTATATCCAAACTGGATAGCAAATTACTTGTTTTTACAACTATAGGTACAATTACTACTTTTCTATTCTGTCTTGCAGTGCTTGTGTATTTCCCTATAGTTTCAACAGTATAAACTACTCAAATGGAATAGCATTCAGTATTGGCCTAACTCCAGCTCAACTGACATCAGCTGGAATCTTCTATGGAagacactgagtgcttttgataATCCTTCACCGTCACCTTCTGTCCTAAACAGTTGTATAAGGTTGCTGGGTACTGAGAAAAAGGCACAACGCCCCACTGGCTACATTTAGGCAAAGTGATATCTGCATGCACTTCTTGTGTCTGCACATCCTCTCTCCTTTTATCTCACATTGTCCATAAAGCACCCTGAGTTCAACTCTTATAACTGAAAGCGGTATACAGAGAGATGTAAatttatttatagattttaaggtcagaagggcccattatgatcatttagtctgacccccagcataacacaagccatagaacatAAAACTTCTTTTATAACaaattttatttcagaattttgAAAGCTGGAGGAGGCTTGGTCAGGCTTAGCTGGAATTTTGTGTGCCCACAACACACCATAAAGAAAATGACGTGTCCGTTCTTTTGGCATTGACAATCACCTGTTTTATGGGCGTCAGCATGATGTATTTACAAAGCTTTTTGGCTAGCCATCTGCACTATGTCAAATTGATGACATTTTAAAAGCCCCTGTTATTCTTACCCAAAATACAAGAAGAGTGTGTGAAGGGTCCATCACTGGAATACAGACCATATGTGCCCAAGTAAGGGGAAACCACCTTCTGTATCAGGGATTCCAGTTTCAAATAGTCTTCAGTCACTCCCTTAGATTCGTGAACCCCCTGAAAGAAAGAGCAAAACTGAAGATTAATATTGTCTCCCAAGTCTCAAGATCAAATTGCTCACAAAAGCAGAGAGCTAGCAGGTATTCTGATTACATTATATGCCAAAAGTACACATGCTGTATTACATTGGTTTATTTTatggttattatttgtattgcagtagtgtgtGGGGAGCTCAATCATACACCAGAGCCCCTTTGTGCTGGGCacttgtacaaacacataacaaaaaggctgctgccaggagcctacagtctaagggcttgtctacattacccgctggatcgacgggcagaaattgatccagcgggggtcgatttatcgcatcttgtCTAGTGCGATAAATCGACCacagagcactctcccgtcgactctgggactccagtactccaccagagtgagaagcggagtcgacgggggacgagttattcacgtagctgaagttgcataacttagatcgattccccccagtgtagaccaggccttagggtaTGTATAGCTACACTGCAAccgggaggtgtgattgcaggaCTTGCAGacctacctgagctagctttgattcAAACTAGCTTCAGTAATAATAGCAGTGAAACTACGGCTGCACAGACTAGCCCCACCCGTCTAGGACTCTGGTTACATACTCAAGTGGCATCGTCTGTGCTTTCTAAGACCTAATCTACATTTGCAGTGGCGTGTAGGCTACACATAGCTATATGCTGCAGTGAGGGGCAGGCTGCATTCACACTCACTGGAGACTGTAGCTacatgtggcagtgaaaggctctccATGGCTGGAGCCTTTCCacactgcctccccctgccagagccttcctTGCTGACAGAGACTTTCTCTgcggtggggaaaggctccatcAGCAAGGAGGCAGCGGGATGCTACGctactaaaaacagcagtgtaaatgAGGGAGACAGGGCTTGGGTTTGTAGAGAGCCATGTAAGATACATACCCTGGGAATCAGGAATGGAGGGCGCTCTACTTTGTCCATCTAACCAGCACCTCACCATTCATACTGTCATTTATTCCCATGCCAGTTAGGCGTGCAATGTCTGTACTCCACACACTGCCACAGACCCTCTCCTAGGTGAGCAAAGGTTTACGGATTCTAAACAAGGGCCCAAACCTACGTGGTTGCAGAGCATCTCGTAAAAGATGTCTGATGCCCTCAAAATTTGTAACACTCACTGATAGCTTCACATACTGCAAATATTGCACCAAAATTCATACATCAGGGTTTTGACAAACTAGCTGATGCATTTGTTACATGGGAGTTCTGACTCTACagccactggcttcaatgggagctgctcacATTCTGCAGTTTGAGAATCAGACCTATAGTCTCTCAGAAACCAAGGCTGAAGAACAGACACTGTGGATCATGATTAAAACtgtcactgtattttttttttaaattgtgaccTACAAGCACCAACTGACTGAATGCTTAGTAAACCCTTGGAGATGCTGCTTGAGTGGCCAGTACCACAAGGTGTCCCTGTCATCTAAAGCAATACAAACAGGAATGTGACGCCTAAGACAAAAAAGTAAAACACAGAACCTGTTAAAATACATAGTCAAAGATTTTTATGATTTTCATCAAAAATACTTGTAAGAAAGTGTTGTTTCTAGTCTTCCACgcacttccccttcccccaaatcttGTTACTGttgaggcaaaactcccattcaagtcagtcAGGCTGAAATTTACATCTGTGGCAGAGGCTTTGTGCAGaaaggtgaatttcactcttagCTCTTGACCTTACAACTACATCTGTGTGGAGGCCCACTCCCTGACTTCATTGGGGTTCCACATGGGCATAGGGTTGTGCCCACACAGATCTCATGGCAGGATCGAGGTCTTCTAGCATAAACTTTTAAGCCAATgcaagttttgcctgagtaaagatttCAGTAACCCTGAAATAATCATAAAAACATCAACAAAAAGTGTTCTCAAAggaaaacaaggaaacaaaaacatgcaGATTGAACTATTAACTCTGAATAAATTAcccgtggttctcaaactgtgcatcgggatcccaaagtgggtcgcgaccccgttttaatggggtcgtcAGGGCTGGTATTAAACTTGCTGGGGCCGGGAGCTGAAgatgaagcccgagccccaccacctggggctgaagccaaagcccaaaaGCTTCAGCCTTGGTGatggtgctcagtttacaggccCCACACCCGGGACTGAAGCTCTTTCGttcaacccccgccccccccgagccaggtggcggggctggggcgggctcaggctttggtccccgcTTGTGGGGTCAtggagtaatttttgttgtcagaagggggtcatggagcaatgaagtttgagaactcccaAATTACACAATGGATACTCTTTCTTGTTCATGAAATGATCCCCcatttttgtaaatgtatttGTTATCTGTCAATATTCAACAAATAGCTTCTGAGAACAAATTTCAGCCTGTAAAAATGTCTGTGAATGGTTCACTTCAACTCTGCTATTTGTACTGTGTGATTAATAACTGAAGTCACATGGTATTacctctgctccctgactggatgattgaaagtttttaaatggaaaataataaatgACGACTAATCAAGAGCAAATAGGGCTGCATCCCTATTCAGTGGGTTTTAGAGAAGGCCCATAAAGAATAAACTTCTGAGATGAATTTCTCGTTAAATATCCAGTCGGGCTAAATTCTGTGAAGCTATCAGGATTCAGAGTCATTTTACTAACTACAACAGAGTCCACCAGCAATCTGAAAACTCATAATGTGACCTCATGAGTAACATCAGAATGAACTCATCATGTACATTTGCAAATCTCTTTTTTACACTATTCAACCAATTTTGTGGATATCTGAGCAGACAGAAAATAAGAGGAAAAACACTCAAAAAGCTATAATGAGAGAGAGGGGAACACCACAAACATTAGGTTAGGTATCATGAAAACTTTCTGACTACAAGGCtaggtaagcactggaacaggttaccaagggaggttgtggaatctccatcactggaagttttaaagaacagattggacaaatacctgtcagggatggtctaggtcagtgactctcaacctttccagactactctaCCTCTTTCAGGGATCTGATTTGTCTTCTgaaccccaagtttcacctcacttaaaaactacttgcttacaaaatcagacataaaaatacaaaagtgtcacagcacacttactgaaaaattgctgactttatCATATTTAccatctaattataaaataaatcaattggaatataaatattgtacttacatttcagtgtgtagtatacagagcagtataaacaaatcattgtctgtatgaaattatagtttgtactgacttggctagtactttttta is a genomic window of Lepidochelys kempii isolate rLepKem1 chromosome 1, rLepKem1.hap2, whole genome shotgun sequence containing:
- the PRR5 gene encoding proline-rich protein 5 isoform X3, whose product is MVILRDKIRFYEGQKLLDTLAETWDFFFSDVLPMLQAIFYPVQGKEPSVRQLALLHFRNIITLNIKLEDALSRSRARVPPSIIQMLLILQGVHESKGVTEDYLKLESLIQKVVSPYLGTYGLYSSDGPFTHSSCILEKRFFRRSKSGDILAKNPVVRSKSYNNPLLTPVAEYETEGIAANGTGIRRHSVSEMTSCMELQGYSNLTTIVDNGSKSSMTATKNSLSGEQERPTASSVQCSSKLNAIEQQQGLFHTMGDQNRAFELARDPALIPVPSSSPENIVDQILESIDSDSEGIFIDFGRGCSNSSAYNVDVSRQSIV
- the PRR5 gene encoding proline-rich protein 5 isoform X2; this encodes MSSPSLSDLGKREQAALDERGTQQRRACSNATWNSIHNGVIAVFQRKGLPDHELYNLNEGVRQLLKTELGSFFTEYLQNQLLTKGMVILRDKIRFYEGQKLLDTLAETWDFFFSDVLPMLQAIFYPVQGKEPSVRQLALLHFRNIITLNIKLEDALSRSRARVPPSIIQMLLILQGVHESKGVTEDYLKLESLIQKVVSPYLGTYGLYSSDGPFTHSSCILEKRFFRRSKSGDILAKNPVVRSKSYNNPLLTPVAEYETEGIAANGTGIRRHSVSEMTSCMELQGYSNLTTIVDNGSKSSMTATKNSLSGEQERPTASSVQCSSKLNAIEQQQGLFHTMGDQNRAFELARDPALIPVPSSSPENIVDQILESIDSDSEGIFIDFGRGCSNSSAYNVDVSRQSIV
- the PRR5 gene encoding proline-rich protein 5 isoform X1 produces the protein MRTLRRLKFMSSPSLSDLGKREQAALDERGTQQRRACSNATWNSIHNGVIAVFQRKGLPDHELYNLNEGVRQLLKTELGSFFTEYLQNQLLTKGMVILRDKIRFYEGQKLLDTLAETWDFFFSDVLPMLQAIFYPVQGKEPSVRQLALLHFRNIITLNIKLEDALSRSRARVPPSIIQMLLILQGVHESKGVTEDYLKLESLIQKVVSPYLGTYGLYSSDGPFTHSSCILEKRFFRRSKSGDILAKNPVVRSKSYNNPLLTPVAEYETEGIAANGTGIRRHSVSEMTSCMELQGYSNLTTIVDNGSKSSMTATKNSLSGEQERPTASSVQCSSKLNAIEQQQGLFHTMGDQNRAFELARDPALIPVPSSSPENIVDQILESIDSDSEGIFIDFGRGCSNSSAYNVDVSRQSIV